The DNA window TTCAACAACCCTAAGAAGCTTCCAAACGAAATATCTAACAACCCAATATTCTCTCCTCCAAAAAATGTCTTCCCTTTGCTGGTTTTCATGAAAGCTTCCTCTAACAAGGCTAACCCTTCTCTCACCCTCTCAAATTTAGTTGGCTTTTCTTCCTCTGGCGCCGTAATACAGTACTCTAATAAACAAGGAAACaactgcatgcatgcatgccacaaataattcaaaattttgcaatttataaactaattaatgtATGGTTAGATGTTAATTACCTTGTCGTCTAAATAGGCAGCCCAGAAACGGGCGATGGCTCGATCATATGCTTCGGTTGGGAGGATGGTCGGACCGGAGGATGTCCATTGTTCGTCGATGTATTGTATTATGATAAGGGACTCGCATATGGGTTTATCGTCATGGATCATTACTGGGATTTTCTTGTGAACCGGGTTTGATTTCAGAAGAAGCTCACTCTTTGAGTCGAATGTCTGCTCTAGGTATTCATAGTCAACTGATTTGAGATTGAGGGCGATCTGAA is part of the Impatiens glandulifera chromosome 1, dImpGla2.1, whole genome shotgun sequence genome and encodes:
- the LOC124918793 gene encoding glutathione S-transferase U17-like encodes the protein MAGKSSVKLLGAFQSPFSNRVQIALNLKSVDYEYLEQTFDSKSELLLKSNPVHKKIPVMIHDDKPICESLIIIQYIDEQWTSSGPTILPTEAYDRAIARFWAAYLDDKLFPCLLEYCITAPEEEKPTKFERVREGLALLEEAFMKTSKGKTFFGGENIGLLDISFGSFLGLLKTGEKMMNVKILEESTTPNLVAWADCFLSHEAVKGVVPETDVLVELAKKLKPMEKSHPKN